The genomic stretch AAACAATTGGGTCTCATTCAACAGTCTTTTTAACGGTTTGCCATAGCGCTTAATATGTCAATTATAGAGACGGATTCCGGTGTATTCGCTATTTCTACTGTGCGAATCATCGCCTGGTTTTCGAGCTGAGATCTTTGCATATGTTACCCAAAGCACATTGGATGAATCTTGGCTGATGTTCTGAGAGGATGCATTGTTTTCAAGTACACACAAATGTAAGAAAGATCATCTTTTGTGAAGTCTTACGCGACACAGATGAGCAAATTCATGCATGTAGCTTGACCATATGTACCCAAGTGATCACAACACAGTAATCAAAAAGGAATCGGAGTGGCTGTATGGATAGGAACACTTGCAGAAAGGAACAATTTATGAACTGCTAAAAGCGGATGGAAAGAGTGAAGGATTAGAACTAGAGAACCCTTGAACATACTGTTACCTCTTTGGGCTTGCCGGTACAAACCAGCTCTCCAGCGAGGACTTTCTCGCCGAACAGCGAAACCGCCTCTTTGACGGACTTGAATGGCGCCCTCCGATCAATCTCGACCCTCCTCGCCATCACATTCAAGCCGTCCATGATCTTCTGATCGAGAGGAAGGAGCAGTATGTTTTGCTTCGAGAGGGGGTGGTGATGGTTAACAAGTAGGAAGCTTATGAAGAGGAGGGAAGGAAAAGATATCAAAGTATAACGTGGCTTTAGCTTCCTTTCTTCTTGTCCACTTCAGTGGGGAGTTTGAAGTGGAAGCTCGAAGATTAGATCTCACTCCGactaaaatatatttatttggGGAAAAGAGGGACTCTTCACCTGCACCTAACTCAAGATTCTTCGATTTCTTCTTGTCGCTGTTGAATTTCTtatggttattattatttttcccttttatttctcaaaaaatgaaaatttagaagACATTTTCCTAAAGTAGTCgcttttattatttgaaataattaatcaataaaaaatattttcattaataaCAGCACTTTAatgtctaaacattttagtGAACgctgaaatatttttcgttcatacttttttttttttaaaatacaaacatctttgaaaggagagagaagcttggCAAAACTATTCTAATTAAGCCATCGTTTTAAATTGTGCAATTATCTAAGATGAGGCGTAGCTCACTTAGGTTAGGCTACAAGTTTTTTATGAGGGTTATTTATGGATATATATTTATAATGCGAAACTATTCTAATTAAGCCATCGTTTTGAATTGTGCAATTGTCTAAGATGAAGCAGAGCTCACTTAGGTTAGGCTACCTAAATGAGATTTGTATGGCCAGGCTCCAGATGACGAGTTCTTTCGAGTTCGTGCGACTCCAAAATCGACCTGCCTCCGTGTTGCGCCAATGGGATTTCGACCATGTAGCCTCGACGTGGGTTACATCCACTTTCGATGGATCTCGATCTACCGCGTACATTGCCGAGGTTTCCCTGAAATCACATCCAAGCCCAAAAATGGATCACCGCCTCACCCATAATGAGATCGATCCCAAACTCGTTATTAAGGGAAAGACAAAcgcaagaaaaagagaggaatttGGTGGAAAGAAGGCATGGAGCTCGACAGAACCCAAGAGCGCACCTAACCGTGCACGAGACCGCACGTCCGTATGATCCTCCTCGGCGAGAACCGAACTTTGACCAAACAGGAAACAGAGATGAGATTGCCCCCGTCCACATCCAGACATCATCGTCTCCTCCGCCCCCTTCCTCTCCCCAAACCTTGTCCTGATCCTAAACCCACCCTCCTTCCTAATTTTCAAGAAAGAGAAGACAACCCAGAATTTCGTTTTCATACTTCGTTTCGTATTTGTTTATTTCGGCAGAGAGCTCATCTGAAACTGTCAGGTAACGAACGACCGGTTTGGTTGTTAGCTACTCATCGGACTGTACAAAAGGTTCAACCTTTGCGGCCCCCCTCCCTTATAAACAAGAAGATCGTGTAATGATTTATGGTTTTGGCAACTAATCTTGCAGCCTAATTCTCaccaaaagaaataaaggaGACGGAGCCctcctctgtctctctttctctctaacGTAACATCGGTCCTTCAGTGTCGCTGCCTTGTTCTTGTCCCGACTCTTTCCTCCTTTCTGCATAGATCTTGCCGCAGGCAATGTTGGTGGCATCAGCGTCGCCGGCCGTCGGATCGCCCTGCCTCCGCCGGTCCCCTGGGAGGGGCCGCGGCCGCGGCGGGGCCCGTTTCGGGATGACCGCCGCCCGATCCTTGTCCGTCTCTGTGGTTCCCATCTTGAAGAAGCTGCAGAGGGAGTGCGCCACCCCTCTGCCGGTCCTCCGCCACGTCGCGGACGCCATGGCGGCCGATATGCGCGCGGGGCTTGCCGCCGACGGCGGGAGCGATCTCAAGATGATTCTCAGTTACGTTGACAGCTTGCCCAGGgggtatgtatgtatgtatgcgTGTGTTTGgtgtgtatgtatgtgtgtgtgtttgaaGAGTTTGACTTGTGGGTCTCTTCTTGTACTGTAGCCGTCTCTCTGTGGTGTTTAAGGTGTCGTTTCTGGGTCTGTGATTGATCATATGTAGAGTCTGTCCGGTGCTTTTGAGTAGGGAAATCACGGGggttccttcttttcttgtgtTTGAAGATCTTTTGTGTGTATAAATTCTGTCACTTGTTTATTCTCCTGCTGAGAGTTTTAAGAACAGGGTGGCAGTTTCTAGTGCTCTTTTGGAAAAATGATGAGCTTTTAATTTTGGCTACTCTCAAAGTTCAGCGTTTTTCAACTAGTCTACGTTGTATTTCGGTTTCCTTTTCTGGGTTTTAGATGGTTTTTAGATGGCTTCAGTTATGCATCAGTGGATATAATAAGCAATTTGTCTGTTGTGTACTTTATTTATGCCCTGATGAAAAAATGCACTTTGAAGGAATGAGAAGGGGTTGTTTTATGCTCTGGATCTCGGGGGGACAAACTTCCGGGTGTTGAGAGTTCAGTTAGGTGGGGAGGAAGACCGTGTAGTTGCCACTGAATTTGACCAAGTGACCATCCCTCAAGAGCTCATGTTTGGCACCTCGGAGGTTTGCTTTTCATGAAACTGTGCTGGAGAAGTTAATTTTGGTTGTGGCTATGCTCACCCTGTTTTTAATCCTCAGCAGTCATTGCTTCGCAGAAACTCTTCGACTTCATTGCTTCCGGTCTCGGGAAGTTCTCAAACAAGGAGGGTGGAAAATTTCACTTGCCGCctgggagaaagagggagatAGGGTTCACATTTTCCTTCCCCGTGAAGCAGATTTCAATAGACTCTGGCATACTAATCAAATGGACGAAGGGGTTTGCAGTCTCGGGCACGGTTTGTCCAATgctcacaaattttcaattcttaGTCAATTTCATTTGCAGTTTCGGGGGCTTTTATTGACATTATATATACAAGAAAGATGTGAATTTTCTGATCCTATCGTGGAAGTCATTTTGAGTTTTTGTATAAGCCCCTCCGATGACATTCTCCTGTCTTGAGATTAATTTGCCAGTATGGGAGTGTCTTGACAATGTCTGATGCAGAAAGTGCAGCTGGCAACTTAACTGAAAATGTGCATGTCAGCAAATGCTGCTATACAAGAGTGATAGAAACATGTTGATCTCGCCCTCCAAATCATAGTGTGCACGGAGGAAGTTTGGACTGAGCACTCGCGAATAGGGAAAAACTGAGAATATACGTGAGGTCCGTTTGATTAAAATCTTCAATGTCACCACAAACGTTAGAGGAGGGAGGAAGCAATGTACTTAGGAAGTACAAGAAACAAGCTTCATCAGCTGGAGCTTCATTCATTGGCTTAATTCAAGCAGCCACAGTTTAGTGAGACCTATGGTTACAATGGCTCTCCCAATCGTGCGTTTCCTTTTATATCAAGTCATAAATTGCTAAGATGAAAGAGTACCTACAATTGTCCATGGGGTGCAGCTTAAATTGTTGAGTGTGTTTGTTCTACAGATTTTCAGCCATTTCCCCTGATCTTTTACATGCCACTTGTTGCTTATTTGTTGCCATTTTGATTTAGACAATCTGACCTTCTCTAGGCTGGGAAAGATGTCGTTGCATGCTTGAATGAAGCAATGGAGAGACGAGGATTAGATATGCGTGTCTCTGCCCTGGTATGTGattacttttctctctctccttctcatGTCATCTCTCAAATTGTGTTTAATTAGAGAACGATTGCCAACAACTGAAGAATACCAGGTGAATGATACGGTTGCAACATTAGCTGGAGCCAGGTATTGGGACAATGATGTTATGGTTGCTGTTATTTTGGGTACCGGTACCAACGCTTGCTATGTGGAAAGGACAGATGCTATTCCCAAGCTAGATGGCCATGTTTCTACTTCTGGGCGAACAGTATGAACAGCACTCCTTTACTCTCTACATAATTAATGGTTTAATGATGCTTAGTGTCACCTTTGATAATTATATGTGTGGTTTAGATTATCAACACTGAATGGGGAGCATTCTCGAATGGCCTTCCTTTGACCGAGTTTGATAGAGAAATGGACGCAGCGAGTATTAACCCCGGTGAGCAGGTAAGAGATTTGATAGTTTATTGTATTTTCTCATTTAGCAATCTATTAACGTGTGGAATGTGAGCACCTTGAGTCCAATCTTGTGACAGATATATGAGAAGACAATATCTGGAATGTATCTCGGTGAAATTGTGAGGCGAGCTCTAGTGAAGATGGCTGTAGAAGGTGCTCTGTTTGGAAAATCTATACCGCATAAACTATTGACTCCTTTTCTTCTCAGGTAAGTTCACATGTTCAGTGTAAAAGTGACGAGCTGACTGGTGCTATAAGAAGCATTTAGAAATCCTCCTTgagtcataaaaagaaaattatgtccCTTTGCCCTGTCGGTACTTTGCTTAAAAGATGGACGGTTTTTAATTCCACTGACCGTGATCATTCATCATTCTTAACCGGACATAACTACAAAATCATAACTACAAATGGATAATTGGTATGTCATTATTATCTAGAAATTTATGCTGATGCCGCACTGCACCATATTGAGAGAAGTTGCAACTTACAATTGTATATAGCTGAGAACCTGTTTTCCTCGGGGAATTGTTCATGCAAAATCTGTCACATGAAGTGAACTTCATGAGACTCTTTGCTGCAATGGATTAATTGATGCACCATTACTGAAGTGTACTCCAAACTTCTTAGGACACCGGATCTATGCGCAATGCAGAAAGACGAGTCCGATGATCTGCAGAAAGTGGGGTCGGTCCTATATGATGTAGCCGGAGTAGGTCCCTCTTATCCTTCCTCACTTTAATTTACTTGGTAGATGTATGGATTTCAGATGTAGAAACCATGGCATTGTGACGTGATTGACTCAGTTTGGTTACCGACCTCACTCAATTTGGTTACTGCCTTACCGGTGCTTTGTTCTTTTGTACCACGAACTGTGGGCCTGGGAGACGTGTAACTAACTGAGCTTTTGATAACTTCTGTCCGCATGTCGTGATTACAATAAATACAGCTCTATTTTGCCTTGGTGAAACTTAGTGATTTATCTTTGCGATGCTATACGTACTTTACGAAGTTGATGTTTGATATAATCTCAAAATTGCTTGC from Rhodamnia argentea isolate NSW1041297 chromosome 2, ASM2092103v1, whole genome shotgun sequence encodes the following:
- the LOC115738780 gene encoding hexokinase-2, chloroplastic, which translates into the protein MLVASASPAVGSPCLRRSPGRGRGRGGARFGMTAARSLSVSVVPILKKLQRECATPLPVLRHVADAMAADMRAGLAADGGSDLKMILSYVDSLPRGNEKGLFYALDLGGTNFRVLRVQLGGEEDRVVATEFDQVTIPQELMFGTSEKLFDFIASGLGKFSNKEGGKFHLPPGRKREIGFTFSFPVKQISIDSGILIKWTKGFAVSGTAGKDVVACLNEAMERRGLDMRVSALVNDTVATLAGARYWDNDVMVAVILGTGTNACYVERTDAIPKLDGHVSTSGRTIINTEWGAFSNGLPLTEFDREMDAASINPGEQIYEKTISGMYLGEIVRRALVKMAVEGALFGKSIPHKLLTPFLLRTPDLCAMQKDESDDLQKVGSVLYDVAGVESNLGARKVVVEVCDTITKRGGRLAGAGIVGILQKMEEDSKGLIFGKRTVVAMDGGLYEKYSQYRGYMHGAVTELLGTELSRNLVIEHSKDGSGIGAALLAAANSNYEHDF